The Paramisgurnus dabryanus chromosome 6, PD_genome_1.1, whole genome shotgun sequence genome has a window encoding:
- the LOC135744242 gene encoding uncharacterized protein: protein MKVEKWFSSGDVTALTRKNIQAFLDFKQANNKRRNIEFGIASIPDKLSTASSIHVYERGRLVSSQYELPSKPPTPIILSVEHNRIHLQITPPEHGAGCVDSYCISYQSKQNSEWTEMYTDGISDQVTVKDLEPHKEYRFSCKAVCRPGQSLPSDATSFLKTRPCAPPGTPIIKRVEAETVTVAWEVPTSVGEDILVTEYVLEFREFKKDQKNEMPWMSVKSTYREYTLQRLKENTDYTIKVLANCGGDGISLPSPESVFSTSSECNLSGKDGSELFLKQSARIHKGNPSIYALTLHKKIGENVNFNQYVFGKKVEDVKNKVILLLGSTGAGKTTLLNVMINYILGVKWQDAYRFKLINEVTNRTQAESQTSEISSYELYNQAGFQIPYSLTIVDTPGFGDTRGIAHDKLIMEQMKSFLCNPLGIDHIDAVCFVVQASLARLSANQRYIFDSILSIFGKDIAQNIMILVTFADGKDIPVLEAIKAADLPCQKNKKGQPTHFKFNNSSVFTNKKAEELTASDNDSDDSEEGGDDQKYSEMVWTSTFKQMRGFFKALGAIESKDLTMTIKVLEERARLENAMASLTPQITAGLSKLSEIKKLKQCLKNESENMEQSENFEQEVDVMHAVRTLVNCFTMNCNACFFTCHSSCYLPQEDSVNTCAVMGDDGNCVMCPDNCHYTKHVREKVMWSYETKTEKKTINELKENFMKAKGKFMDSKQMLDALEDEFKVIEDKLMNLIKLSSDCLRRLDEIALKPKSLSTAEYLKILIKTEEEEKKPGFEDRIIGLEKMKQEALIVEKIARGENLLEKERCIMIERKKRMETVALKMMKMKNVVSALQSKSN, encoded by the coding sequence atgaaggttgaaaaatggTTTTCCTCTGGAGATGTAACTGCACTGACAAGAAAGAACATACAGGCCTTTCTAGATTTCAAACAAGCAAATAACAAACGAAGAAATATTGAATTCGGCATTGCATCAATCCCAGACAAGCTCAGCACTGCCTCCTCAATTCATGTTTATGAAAGGGGAAGGCTTGTGAGCTCCCAGTATGAGCTTCCTTCAAAACCTCCAACACCGATCATCTTGAGTGTTGAGCATAATCGCATACATCTGCAAATCACACCTCCTGAACATGGTGCTGGTTGTGTGGACTCATACTGTATTTCATACCAGTCAAAGCAAAACTCTGAATGGACAGAGATGTACACTGATGGGATTTCTGACCAGGTCACAGTCAAGGACTTAGAACCACATAAAGAATATCGTTTCAGCTGCAAGGCTGTGTGTCGTCCTGGGCAAAGTCTTCCCAGCGATGCAACATCATTCCTTAAGACCCGTCCATGTGCTCCTCCTGGCACACCCATAATAAAAAGAGTGGAAGCTGAAACTGTGACTGTAGCCTGGGAAGTTCCTACATCTGTTGGTGAAGACATCCTGGTCACTGAATATGTGTTGGAATTTAGAGAATTCAAGAAAGATCAGAAAAATGAAATGCCATGGATGTCAGTGAAATCTACCTACAGGGAGTATACTCTTCAACGACTGAAAGAAAACACAGATTACACAATTAAAGTTCTCGCAAACTGTGGTGGTGATGGAATAAGTCTTCCTAGCCCTGAATCTGTGTTTTCTACCAGTTCTGAATGTAACTTGTCAGGCAAAGATGGAAGCGAGTTATTCCTAAAGCAGTCTGCTCGTATCCACAAAGGGAATCCTTCAATTTATGCACTGACacttcacaaaaaaattggtgaaaatgtaaattttaatcagTATGTTTTTGGAAAAAAGGTAGAAGATGTGAAAAACAAAGTCATTCTTCTTTTGGGATCGACAGGTGCAGGAAAAACCACGCTGCTCAATGTCATGATCAATTACATTCTGGGGGTAAAGTGGCAGGATGCGTATCGCTTCAAACTGATCAATGAAGTGACCAATCGCACACAGGCTGAAAGTCAGACATCTGAGATCTCATCTTATGAGCTGTACAATCAGGCTGGCTTTCAAATTCCCTATTCTCTCACAATCGTTGACACGCCGGGATTTGGGGATACAAGAGGAATTGCACATGATAAACTGATAATGGAGCAGATGAAAAGCTTTCTTTGTAACCCTTTGGGAATCGATCATATTGATGCTGTCTGTTTTGTTGTCCAGGCCTCTCTTGCCCGTCTTAGTGCCAaccaaaggtacatatttgatTCCATTTTGTCCATTTTTGGCAAGGACATTGCTCAGAATATAATGATACTGGTGACGTTCGCAGATGGTAAAGACATTCCGGTCCTGGAAGCCATCAAAGCCGCTGATCTGCCctgtcagaaaaataaaaaggGACAACCAACTCACTTCAAGTTCAACAACTCGTCTGTGTTTACAAACAAAAAAGCAGAAGAACTGACAGCGTCCGACAATGATTCAGATGACTCCGAGGAAGGTGGTGATGATCAAAAATATAGCGAAATGGTCTGGACATCAACCTtcaaacagatgagaggttttTTTAAGGCACTGGGGGCCATTGAAAGTAAAGATCTGACAATGACTATAAAGGTCTTGGAGGAACGAGCACGTCTTGAGAATGCAATGGCAAGTCTGACCCCTCAAATAACTGCTGGCCTCTCTAAACTGAGTGAGATCAAGAAACTCAAGCAATGTTTGAAAAATGAAAGTGAGAACATGGAACAAAGTGAGAATTTCGAGCAAGAAGTGGATGTGATGCATGCCGTCAGAACTCTTGTAAACTGTTTTACCATGAACTGCAACGCCTGCTTCTTCACGTGTCACTCCAGCTGCTACCTTCCTCAAGAAGATTCTGTGAATACTTGTGCTGTGATGGGCGATGATGGCAACTGTGTTATGTGTCCTGACAACTGCCATTACACAAAACATGTACGGGAAAAAGTCATGTGGTCGTACGAAAcaaaaacagagaaaaaaactATAAATGAGCTGAAGGAGAACTTCATGAAGGCAAAAGGGAAATTTATGGATTCCAAACAAATGCTTGATGCGCTTGAAGATGAATTCAAAGTAATTGAAGACAAACTAATGAATCTGATCAAACTGTCCTCCGATTGTTTAAGAAGACTGGATGAAATTGCGCTGAAGCCAAAATCTCTCTCAACAGCAGAATACCTTAAAATCCTGATCAAAACAGAGGAGGAGGAGAAAAAACCTGGCTTCGAGGACCGAATCATTGGGCTTGAGAAAATGAAACAGGAGGCTCTTATTGTGGAAAAGATTGCGAGGGGAGAGAATCTGCTTGAAAAAGAGCGCTGCATTATGATagaaagaaaaaagagaatGGAAACAGTTGCACTGAAaatgatgaaaatgaaaaatgttGTTAGTGCTTTACAGTCAAAAAGCAACTAG